One window from the genome of Nocardioides panaciterrulae encodes:
- a CDS encoding NAD-dependent epimerase/dehydratase family protein — MRILVTGGAGFIGSHTCDRLVDLGHEVLVLDALTEPVHRGGRPQYLTPGVDLFVGDVRNRDLLANLLRRVDAVYHFAAYQDYLTDFARFTDVNVGSTALLFEVAVAEGLDLERVVVASSQAAMGEGLYLCPQDGEQTPDMRPEEALRRGRWELPCPTCGGALELTRTPERVSNPQNAYGMSKYGEEMVALNLGKRYGIPTVALRYSIVQGPRQSVYNAYSGACRIFCLHYLLGGAPVLYEDGRAVRDYVNIHDVVAANELALTHPQAVGRALNVGGGAAYTTAEFAEVVRAHYGSDRPGRVSGEYRFGDTRHIFSDIEALTALGWSPKRTPADSVAEYAAWLETMPDLERVLAEADAKMRALGVVRRAEV; from the coding sequence GTGAGGATCCTGGTCACCGGCGGGGCCGGCTTCATCGGCTCGCACACCTGCGACCGGCTGGTGGACCTCGGCCACGAGGTGCTGGTCCTGGACGCCCTCACCGAGCCCGTGCACCGCGGCGGCCGCCCCCAGTACCTGACCCCGGGGGTGGACCTCTTCGTCGGCGACGTGCGCAACCGGGACCTGCTGGCGAACCTGCTCCGCCGCGTCGACGCCGTCTACCACTTCGCCGCCTACCAGGACTACCTCACCGACTTCGCCCGGTTCACCGACGTCAACGTGGGCTCGACCGCGCTGCTCTTCGAGGTCGCGGTCGCCGAGGGGCTCGACCTGGAGCGGGTGGTCGTGGCCTCGTCCCAGGCCGCGATGGGCGAGGGGCTCTACCTGTGCCCGCAGGACGGTGAGCAGACGCCCGACATGCGCCCGGAGGAGGCCCTCCGCCGCGGCCGGTGGGAGCTCCCGTGCCCGACGTGCGGCGGCGCACTGGAGCTCACGCGCACGCCCGAGCGCGTGTCGAACCCGCAGAACGCCTACGGGATGTCGAAGTACGGCGAGGAGATGGTTGCCCTCAACCTCGGCAAGCGGTACGGGATCCCGACCGTCGCGCTGCGCTACAGCATCGTCCAGGGCCCCCGCCAGTCGGTCTACAACGCCTACTCGGGCGCGTGCCGGATCTTCTGCCTGCACTACCTCCTCGGTGGCGCACCGGTCCTCTACGAGGACGGCCGGGCGGTCCGCGACTACGTCAACATCCACGACGTGGTCGCCGCCAACGAGCTGGCGCTGACCCACCCCCAAGCCGTCGGCCGTGCCTTGAACGTCGGTGGAGGCGCGGCGTACACGACCGCCGAGTTCGCCGAGGTGGTCCGCGCGCACTACGGCTCGGACCGGCCCGGACGCGTCAGTGGGGAGTACCGCTTCGGCGACACCCGCCACATCTTCTCCGACATCGAGGCGCTCACCGCCCTCGGCTGGTCGCCGAAGCGGACGCCCGCGGACTCGGTGGCGGAGTACGCCGCGTGGTTGGAGACCATGCCCGACCTCGAGCGCGTGCTCGCCGAGGCGGACGCGAAGATGCGAGCGCTCGGCGTGGTCCGGAGGGCCGAGGTGTGA
- a CDS encoding glycosyltransferase family 4 protein yields MRVAVNLLTDHPDHPSGAHWFWTRVLPEMAARLTADEEICLMTSPRSRSGHLTAGRGVSHLTFPWSNEHPRLRTLSEHLYSPVALRRHRIDVLSTLIAPVVKPTPGLVAHFKTMHAYTDPAAIPPLVRWYRRRSYPRTAEVADAIIINSESLRAEVQRHLDVDPAKLCLIPEAVDHEVFRPGDREAAAAVLRERYGVTGPFVLFVSSLWPYKNCEGLLRAFALAREALPGHRLVVVGSARDTEYAGRLRRLAEDLGLADLVSWVGGVPLTDTVPFYRAADVFVYPSFNETFGLPILEAMACACPVVTSDRSAMPETAGGAALLADPHDPSSLATAIVEACLDSADGLRKLGPERAGEFTWARTGAQTLEVYREVHRRTGGAS; encoded by the coding sequence ATGCGCGTTGCCGTCAACCTGCTCACCGACCACCCGGACCATCCCTCGGGGGCGCACTGGTTCTGGACCCGCGTCCTCCCCGAGATGGCCGCGCGGCTGACCGCCGACGAGGAGATCTGCCTGATGACCAGCCCCCGGTCCAGGTCGGGCCACCTGACCGCCGGACGGGGGGTGAGCCACCTGACCTTCCCGTGGTCCAACGAACACCCCCGGTTGCGCACCCTCAGCGAGCACCTCTACTCGCCGGTGGCGCTGCGGCGGCACCGGATTGACGTGCTGAGCACGCTCATCGCCCCGGTGGTGAAGCCGACCCCGGGGCTGGTCGCGCACTTCAAGACGATGCACGCCTACACCGACCCGGCCGCGATCCCGCCGCTGGTCCGCTGGTACCGCCGGCGCAGCTATCCCCGGACGGCCGAGGTCGCCGACGCGATCATCATCAACTCCGAGAGCCTGCGCGCCGAGGTGCAACGCCACCTCGACGTCGACCCCGCGAAGCTGTGCTTGATCCCCGAGGCCGTGGACCACGAGGTCTTCCGGCCGGGGGACCGCGAGGCGGCCGCTGCCGTCCTCCGCGAGCGGTACGGCGTGACCGGCCCCTTCGTCCTGTTCGTGTCCTCGCTGTGGCCCTACAAGAACTGCGAGGGCCTCCTGCGTGCCTTCGCGCTCGCCCGGGAGGCCCTCCCCGGCCACCGGCTGGTGGTGGTCGGCTCCGCCCGCGACACCGAGTACGCCGGACGCCTGCGTCGCCTCGCCGAGGACCTGGGTCTCGCCGACCTGGTCAGCTGGGTGGGCGGCGTGCCGCTCACCGACACCGTGCCGTTCTACCGCGCGGCCGACGTCTTCGTGTACCCCTCGTTCAACGAGACCTTCGGGCTGCCCATCCTGGAGGCGATGGCGTGCGCGTGCCCGGTGGTCACCTCCGACCGGAGCGCGATGCCGGAGACCGCCGGAGGAGCCGCGCTGCTCGCCGACCCTCACGACCCGTCGTCCCTGGCGACGGCGATCGTCGAGGCATGCCTGGACAGCGCCGACGGGCTGCGCAAGCTCGGTCCGGAGCGGGCCGGCGAGTTCACCTGGGCACGGACCGGCGCCCAGACCCTCGAGGTGTACCGGGAGGTCCATCGCCGGACGGGCGGTGCCTCGTGA
- a CDS encoding HAD-IIIA family hydrolase, which produces MSRPGVLLDRDGTIIADDGYVGSVERVRFLDGAVEAIAALNAAGVPVAVVTNQAGVARGHFGMTDVEAVHAHIDAELARAGAWVDLWLFCPYHPEGIVTGFARASWDRKPGPGMAYAAAEALDLDLSVSWVVGDRPSDIGLARAVGARPIHIASGAAAPGDPVDPGVTTVPDLATAVALVLSDTGARPDRLPTSGFPRARYESAGFFAHDYSEELARALATVDLGELERAAKTLLTAYERDAAVFACGNGGSASIANHLQCDHGKGVRTGTDLRTRVISLSTNIEVISAIANDMGYESVFRFQLESLARPGDVLVVISSSGRSPNIVEAMECAHALGLQTIALTGFEGGPARELASASIHVRSDNYGVVEDAHQVCMHLLAQYVRQSRIAPDLVASTVF; this is translated from the coding sequence ATGAGCCGCCCGGGCGTCCTGCTCGACCGGGACGGCACGATCATCGCCGACGACGGGTACGTCGGCTCGGTCGAGCGGGTGCGCTTCCTGGACGGCGCGGTCGAGGCGATCGCCGCGCTCAACGCCGCCGGCGTACCGGTCGCGGTCGTCACCAACCAGGCCGGCGTGGCCCGCGGGCACTTCGGCATGACGGACGTCGAGGCGGTGCACGCCCACATCGACGCCGAGCTGGCCCGGGCCGGTGCGTGGGTCGACCTGTGGCTGTTCTGCCCGTACCACCCCGAGGGCATCGTCACCGGTTTCGCGCGGGCCAGCTGGGACCGCAAGCCGGGTCCGGGCATGGCCTACGCGGCCGCCGAGGCGCTGGACCTGGACCTGAGCGTCTCCTGGGTGGTGGGTGACCGGCCCTCGGACATCGGCCTGGCACGGGCGGTGGGCGCCCGTCCGATCCACATCGCCTCCGGCGCCGCCGCACCGGGCGACCCGGTCGACCCGGGCGTGACCACCGTGCCCGACCTGGCCACAGCAGTCGCGCTCGTTCTGAGCGACACCGGTGCGCGGCCCGACCGGCTGCCCACGAGCGGCTTCCCCCGCGCGCGTTACGAGTCCGCCGGCTTCTTCGCCCACGACTACTCCGAGGAGCTCGCGCGGGCGCTGGCGACCGTCGACCTGGGGGAGCTCGAGCGCGCGGCGAAGACGCTGCTCACGGCGTACGAGCGGGACGCGGCGGTGTTCGCCTGCGGCAACGGCGGATCAGCCTCGATCGCCAACCACCTCCAGTGCGACCACGGCAAGGGGGTGCGGACCGGCACCGACCTGCGAACCCGGGTGATCAGCCTCAGCACCAACATCGAGGTGATCAGCGCCATCGCCAACGACATGGGCTACGAGTCGGTGTTCAGGTTCCAGCTGGAGTCGCTCGCACGTCCGGGCGACGTCCTGGTGGTGATCTCGTCCTCGGGCCGCTCCCCCAACATCGTCGAGGCGATGGAGTGTGCACACGCCCTCGGGTTGCAGACCATCGCGCTCACGGGATTCGAGGGCGGACCGGCGCGGGAGCTGGCGAGCGCCTCGATCCACGTCCGGTCGGACAACTACGGCGTGGTCGAAGACGCCCACCAGGTGTGCATGCACCTGCTCGCGCAGTACGTCCGCCAGTCCAGGATCGCTCCGGACCTGGTCGCCTCGACGGTCTTCTGA